The Candidatus Rokuibacteriota bacterium DNA window CGCGGCGCACCACGGCCTCGCCGATGCGCCCCAGCCCGACGATGCCGAGCGTCTTGCCGTGCACCTCGCCGCCCACGTAGTAGAGCGACTGCGACCCGGGGAAGAGCCCCGCGCGCAGGCCCTGGTCCGCTTCCACCACACGCCGGGCCACGGCCAGCAGCAGCGCCCAGTGCAGGTCGGCGGTGGCCTCGGTGACGAGCGGCGGGATCGTCGTGACCGGGATGCGCCGGGCTGTGGCGGCGGCCACGTCGACGCCGGCCGGCGTGATGGCCATGGAGGCGATGGCCCTCAGCCGCGCGCTCTGGCCGATGATCTCGGCGTCGACGCGGTCGTGGAGGAGGCAGACCAGGTACTGGTTGCGCTGGAGCGCCGCCGAGAGCTCCGGCTTCGTGACCATGTGGAGGGGATCGGGGTTGATCTCCACCCGGCCCAGCGCGCGCAGGCGTGCGAGCGCGCCGTCGGGGATCGGCTGGGTCACGAATATGCCAGGGGTCAGGTCTTGCATTCCGACATCCGCCGGCAGGGATGCGGCCCTTCATTCGGACAATGGTCGCGGCCGTGGTGATCGTGTGCCGCTGGGAGCGCACCGGCGGTGGGCTCGGGGGCTGCGTGTTGGAATGCAAGACCTGACCCCATCAGAGGCCGAGGAGGGCGAGGGCGTTGCCGCCGAGGATGCGCTCGCGGTCGCTCCGGCTCAGCGGCCGGACCGTCTCCAGGGCGGCCACGGGATCCTCGTAGCCCATGTCGAAGCAGTAGTCGCTGCCGAGCATCACGCGATCGGCGCCGGCAACGCTGATGAGGTAGCGTAACGCCTCCGGGGCATGCGAGATGGTATCGAAGAAGAAGTGCGGGAGGTACGCCGAGGGCGCCCGCGGCAGATGTCGACACTCGGGGCGGACCGCATATCCGCGGTCAAGGCGGCCCAGGAGGCACGGGAAGGCGCCGCCGGCATGGGGCAAGCAGACGCGCAGCGCCGGGAACCGGTCGAGGACCCCGCCGTAGACCAGCCGCGCCGCAGCCACGGCGGTGTCGAAGGGGTTGCCGAGGAGGTTGTGGAGATAGTACGGGCCGAGCCGCTCGCCGCCGATCACGTTGATGGGGTGCAGGAAGATCGGGACACCCAGCGCCGCGATCGCCTCGAAGACGGGGAGAAAGGCCGGATCGTCCAGGTCCCGACCGCGCACATTGGTGCCGAGGTAGACGCCGCGGCAACCCAGTTCCCGCACCGCGCGCTCGGCCTCGGCCGCGGCGGCCGCGGGCGCCTGCATCGGCAGCGTGGCCAGGCCGACCAGCCGGCCGGGATGGGCGCGCGCGGCCTGCGCCATCGCATCGTTCACGAGCCGCGCGAGCCGCGTACCGAGCGCCTCGTCCGCCCAGTACACCATTGGCGGCATGAGCGACAGCGCGTGCACCGTCACCCCCTGTCTGTCCATCGCCTCGAGGCGCAGCGCGAGGTCATGGTAGCGGCGCGAGATCGGGCCGAAGGGGACCTGGCCTACCATGATGGTGGGGCCGTCGGGGCCGGGGCGGAGGCGCACTCCGTGAGGCTCGCCGTCCGTCTCGATGAGTCTCAGATACCCCTCGGGGACGAAATGCGCGTGGATGTCCACGGTGGCAGTGCGTGTCACGCTCGGCTCCCCCTGAAGCCCAGGGCCATGCTGGCGCCCCGGGCTGCCCCTCTCACGAGCGGCACCAGCGAGCCCAGCCGCTCCTCGGAGAGCCGCACCGCCGGGCACGCCACACCCGTGGAGGCCACCGCCGCGCCGGTGTGATCCCGGAGCGGGGCGGCGATGCACCGGAGCCCTGTCTCGAGTTCCTCGTTGTCCACCGCGTACCCCGCCGCCCTGATGATATCTGCAGGGCCTGGTAGCTCTCGAAGACCTTGAGCCCCAGGCAGTACTTCTCGGTCCGGAGCGTCTTCCGGACGTACCCGCCAGGAACGCTTTCCCGC harbors:
- a CDS encoding D-glycerate dehydrogenase encodes the protein MQDLTPGIFVTQPIPDGALARLRALGRVEINPDPLHMVTKPELSAALQRNQYLVCLLHDRVDAEIIGQSARLRAIASMAITPAGVDVAAATARRIPVTTIPPLVTEATADLHWALLLAVARRVVEADQGLRAGLFPGSQSLYYVGGEVHGKTLGIVGLGRIGEAVVRRAHGFGMRVLYTKRQRLAPQREAALGAEFRSLDALLAESDFVSIHVALAPETVHLIGAPELARMRPSAYLVNTARGPIVDEAALVAALERKQIAGAALDVFEHEPRVEPGLVALPNVVLTPHLGSAARDTRECIAGIVADNVAAVIEGRRPPNLHNPEIYG
- a CDS encoding amidohydrolase gives rise to the protein MHAHFVPEGYLRLIETDGEPHGVRLRPGPDGPTIMVGQVPFGPISRRYHDLALRLEAMDRQGVTVHALSLMPPMVYWADEALGTRLARLVNDAMAQAARAHPGRLVGLATLPMQAPAAAAAEAERAVRELGCRGVYLGTNVRGRDLDDPAFLPVFEAIAALGVPIFLHPINVIGGERLGPYYLHNLLGNPFDTAVAAARLVYGGVLDRFPALRVCLPHAGGAFPCLLGRLDRGYAVRPECRHLPRAPSAYLPHFFFDTISHAPEALRYLISVAGADRVMLGSDYCFDMGYEDPVAALETVRPLSRSDRERILGGNALALLGL